A part of Halobacillus shinanisalinarum genomic DNA contains:
- a CDS encoding GNAT family N-acetyltransferase, translating to MKAILEAKPEDASEILHIQKQAYRSEAELYNDYDIQPLQQTVSGVEKDFESSFILKYVLDGKIVGSVRASKENGTCHIGKLMVDPDFQGRGIGKELMREIEGRYEHVRFELFTGNKSIKNIAFYEGLGYKGYKTHQLPREDTVFLFMEKTHSKIK from the coding sequence ATGAAGGCAATTTTAGAAGCTAAACCAGAGGATGCTTCAGAAATCCTGCACATTCAAAAGCAGGCCTATAGAAGTGAAGCTGAACTATATAATGACTACGACATTCAACCATTACAACAAACCGTATCAGGTGTAGAAAAAGACTTTGAAAGCAGTTTTATACTTAAGTATGTGCTCGATGGCAAAATTGTCGGTTCAGTGAGAGCCTCAAAAGAAAACGGAACCTGCCACATAGGGAAACTAATGGTCGACCCTGACTTTCAGGGCAGGGGAATCGGCAAAGAGTTGATGCGAGAGATTGAAGGCAGATATGAACATGTACGTTTTGAATTGTTTACAGGAAACAAGAGCATCAAAAATATAGCTTTTTATGAGGGACTTGGCTATAAAGGGTACAAAACCCACCAGCTACCAAGAGAAGATACTGTCTTTCTATTCATGGAAAAAACCCACTCCAAAATTAAGTAA
- a CDS encoding PTS ascorbate transporter subunit IIC: MVDLIMKDILGTPAILVGLFALIGLLVQRKNSGDVVSGTLKTVMGFVILNAGANVLVQSLGQFSSMFDEAFAVEGVIPNNEAIVALAQESFGTETAMIMLFGMIVNIILARFSPFKYIFLTGHHTMFMACLIAVILTTGGFSGASVIILGSIILGALMVLSPAMLQPFTRKVTGSDDFAVGHFGSIGYFVSACVGKSVGKGSKSTEEIKVPKSLGFLRDTSVSVSLTMVILFFIVAGFAGPSFVEAELSGGQNFLVFAFMQGLTFAAGVYIILAGVRMLLGEIVPAFKGIADKVVPNAKPALDAPAIFPFAGNAVIIGFLCSFVAGLVSMLFLPLLGLSVIVPGLVPHFFTGAAAGVFGNATGGRRGAVFGSMANGIMISFLPALLLPVLGSLGFQGTTFGDADFGVVGIVLGNLIRLIQSNMIVGSAILGLLALLFLLGWKTKTNENKSDIDAA; the protein is encoded by the coding sequence ATGGTTGATTTAATCATGAAGGATATCTTGGGTACTCCTGCCATCCTAGTTGGTCTATTTGCACTAATCGGTCTGCTGGTTCAGCGCAAGAACTCTGGGGATGTCGTTTCGGGGACACTGAAAACAGTGATGGGTTTCGTCATTCTCAATGCAGGTGCCAATGTACTTGTTCAATCCTTAGGTCAATTCAGCAGTATGTTTGATGAAGCATTTGCTGTAGAAGGTGTCATTCCAAACAATGAGGCCATCGTTGCCTTAGCTCAAGAAAGCTTTGGGACAGAGACAGCAATGATTATGCTGTTTGGTATGATTGTCAATATTATCTTAGCACGATTTAGTCCTTTTAAATATATCTTTTTAACAGGTCATCATACAATGTTTATGGCATGCCTAATTGCCGTTATCTTAACTACTGGCGGTTTTTCCGGAGCTTCTGTAATCATTCTAGGTTCCATTATATTAGGAGCATTGATGGTGCTTTCACCAGCCATGCTTCAGCCCTTCACACGTAAGGTCACTGGTTCTGATGATTTTGCAGTAGGGCATTTCGGCTCCATTGGATATTTTGTATCAGCTTGTGTTGGAAAGTCTGTAGGAAAAGGTTCGAAGTCTACCGAAGAAATTAAAGTGCCTAAGTCACTAGGATTCCTGCGCGATACATCTGTATCCGTATCTTTAACGATGGTTATCCTATTCTTCATTGTTGCTGGATTTGCGGGTCCTTCTTTCGTTGAAGCAGAGTTAAGCGGAGGGCAAAACTTCCTCGTGTTCGCCTTTATGCAAGGTCTTACCTTCGCGGCAGGGGTGTATATCATTCTAGCTGGGGTTCGTATGCTACTAGGGGAAATTGTACCGGCATTTAAAGGGATTGCGGATAAAGTCGTTCCCAATGCAAAACCCGCACTAGATGCTCCAGCTATTTTCCCTTTCGCAGGAAATGCCGTGATTATTGGCTTCCTTTGCAGCTTTGTTGCTGGGCTTGTTAGTATGCTATTCCTTCCTCTTCTAGGTCTAAGTGTAATTGTTCCCGGATTGGTGCCGCACTTCTTCACAGGGGCAGCAGCAGGGGTCTTCGGAAATGCAACTGGCGGTCGTCGAGGAGCTGTGTTCGGTTCCATGGCTAATGGGATAATGATTAGTTTCCTGCCGGCATTATTACTGCCTGTACTTGGTTCTCTCGGCTTCCAAGGAACCACGTTTGGAGATGCAGATTTTGGTGTTGTGGGAATTGTTCTCGGAAATCTCATTCGTTTAATTCAGTCGAACATGATCGTTGGGAGTGCTATACTTGGATTGTTGGCTTTACTTTTCTTATTAGGATGGAAAACAAAAACAAATGAAAATAAAAGCGACATTGATGCAGCTTAG
- a CDS encoding BglG family transcription antiterminator — translation MVLDKRRAHLLSIIQQSAAPVSTKELVEKMKVSQRTIYYDLDQINSWLTEQRLDPIENKHGKGVFLPDRSKYKIVIDNEKSFEDWHYQLSKQERELLIKAKILLEEHDASMKRFMEITSMSRGTVAKALQAIKQEFQQQGLHLYYKKGMGYHLNGSEEAKRKMLSDVLSTIFSHREWWNVRNEVHRMIQPESDEISNQTDQRNHVKGLLYEAEEEMGLTLTDEMVEILSLQILIIKKRVHLQRFIHVDSEEKEVLQQTEAYQASMLITQKLEHLWKVTFPNDEICFIAMNLLGSKVQHDDFSRYTRQELAGLKQVVQRMISDFQSYSCVIFDDRKGLEENLISHIKPTYYRLKYGVQIANELSDSIQENYQDIYHLTKRVIMHLEYYVGQPIPDEEIAYITLHFGGWLTKEKKRVETKFKAIIVCENGIGTSNMLRTQLENLIAGLDVTATLSMREYQSNDYPADIIFSTNFIKPKNTPVIHVPAILTNLEKEHVMQRMNELFHSKGLPTNSTDHVIDVVERHATVHEKDELKRALNQLLENKPFGTKELRKAMLNELLTDQTIQFKDSVPSWEEAITFAAQPLIDQHSIHSHYVDAMIENVKELGPYIVIAPRIAIPHARPDTGVERLGMSLLRLREPVYFSNKEKHRAQLIIVLAAIDNQTHLKALAQLTEVLSNEENVNQLIEAHDSDSVIQLINQYVQA, via the coding sequence ATGGTTTTGGATAAAAGACGTGCACACTTATTATCCATCATTCAACAGTCTGCCGCTCCCGTATCAACAAAGGAATTGGTAGAAAAAATGAAAGTGTCTCAACGAACCATTTACTACGATCTCGATCAAATTAATAGTTGGCTGACAGAACAAAGACTCGATCCAATTGAAAACAAACATGGAAAAGGAGTCTTTTTGCCTGATCGATCTAAATACAAGATAGTGATTGATAATGAGAAAAGTTTTGAGGATTGGCATTACCAATTATCTAAACAAGAACGTGAATTACTCATCAAGGCTAAAATTTTGTTAGAAGAACACGACGCCTCTATGAAAAGATTCATGGAAATTACGAGTATGAGTCGAGGTACGGTGGCTAAGGCTCTTCAAGCCATCAAACAAGAATTTCAGCAGCAAGGTTTGCATTTGTATTATAAAAAGGGGATGGGCTATCACCTCAATGGCTCTGAGGAAGCCAAGAGAAAGATGCTTTCTGACGTCCTATCCACTATCTTCTCTCATAGAGAATGGTGGAACGTTCGTAATGAAGTTCATAGAATGATTCAGCCCGAATCAGACGAAATTTCAAATCAAACCGATCAAAGAAATCATGTAAAAGGGCTTCTTTATGAAGCAGAAGAAGAAATGGGATTGACTCTCACCGATGAAATGGTGGAGATATTATCTTTACAAATATTAATTATAAAAAAACGGGTTCATTTACAGAGATTCATCCATGTGGATTCAGAAGAGAAGGAAGTACTTCAACAAACGGAAGCCTATCAAGCTTCCATGCTTATTACTCAAAAGCTTGAGCATTTATGGAAGGTTACATTTCCGAATGATGAAATTTGCTTTATTGCAATGAACCTCCTCGGCTCCAAAGTGCAGCACGATGATTTCAGTCGATATACAAGACAGGAATTAGCAGGGCTGAAACAGGTGGTTCAACGGATGATCTCTGACTTTCAATCCTATTCTTGTGTAATTTTTGACGATAGAAAAGGACTTGAGGAGAATCTTATCTCGCATATTAAGCCAACTTATTATCGGCTGAAATATGGCGTACAAATCGCTAATGAGCTCTCAGACAGTATCCAGGAAAACTATCAGGATATCTATCATTTAACAAAACGTGTCATCATGCACTTAGAATACTATGTCGGTCAACCAATTCCAGACGAAGAAATCGCCTATATCACTTTACACTTTGGAGGCTGGCTCACAAAAGAGAAGAAAAGGGTAGAAACGAAGTTCAAAGCCATTATTGTCTGTGAAAACGGAATAGGCACCTCTAACATGCTTAGAACACAATTAGAAAATTTGATTGCAGGGCTAGATGTGACAGCCACACTTTCAATGAGGGAATATCAGTCCAATGACTATCCTGCAGATATCATCTTTTCTACTAATTTTATTAAACCAAAGAACACCCCTGTTATACATGTTCCAGCTATTTTAACAAATCTTGAAAAGGAGCATGTCATGCAAAGAATGAATGAGCTTTTCCATTCTAAAGGCCTTCCTACGAACTCTACTGACCATGTAATAGATGTCGTAGAGCGTCATGCAACTGTTCATGAAAAAGATGAACTTAAGAGAGCTTTAAACCAGTTATTGGAGAATAAACCTTTCGGAACAAAGGAGTTACGAAAAGCTATGCTCAATGAATTATTAACAGACCAAACCATCCAATTTAAGGACTCTGTACCGAGTTGGGAGGAAGCGATTACTTTTGCTGCTCAGCCATTGATTGACCAGCATTCCATTCACTCCCATTATGTTGATGCAATGATTGAAAACGTGAAGGAGTTAGGTCCTTATATAGTAATCGCTCCACGAATTGCCATCCCCCACGCCCGTCCTGACACAGGGGTGGAACGCTTAGGGATGAGCCTGCTTCGACTGAGGGAGCCTGTCTATTTTTCTAATAAAGAAAAGCATCGGGCACAGTTGATTATTGTACTGGCTGCGATCGATAACCAGACTCATCTAAAAGCGCTGGCCCAGCTCACTGAAGTTTTATCGAACGAGGAAAATGTGAACCAGTTAATTGAAGCACATGACAGCGATAGTGTGATCCAGTTGATTAATCAATATGTTCAAGCGTAA
- the selA gene encoding L-seryl-tRNA(Sec) selenium transferase, translating into MKQYLRQLPPVHELQKQDRFESILAKFDIAREQLTKFVQQEINEIREQILNHNFSKEFFNDGMEEAIFQGVEGRIQQWTRDRLRRVINATGTVLHTNLGRSRLSEKAVQHVADVARNYSNLEYKAAEGKRGSRHDIIEDLLKEVTGAEAAMVVNNNAAAVFLVLSALAKRQEVIVSRGQLVEIGGSFRVSSIMEESGARLVEVGTTNKTHLFDYENAVSCETAMIMKVHTSNFMTVGFTESVDTGDLVNLKNERDLVFYEDLGSGSLYDFKQHGIGDEPVVKEMVDSGVDLISFSGDKLLGGPQAGIIAGNKDLIQKLKKHQLARVLRVDKMTLAALEQTLKSYVLGDAPTEELPTLRDVTRTHEDIKRQAETFSNELQAKTSSYHVDIAESTSQVGGGTMPSVHLPTFVAAVQHNRYSAHELAAKLRAHIPVIVTRIQDGRVCVDFRTIVNEEMPELLEGFLDVGVEQ; encoded by the coding sequence ATGAAACAATATTTACGGCAGCTGCCGCCTGTTCATGAACTACAAAAGCAGGATCGGTTTGAAAGCATCCTAGCTAAATTTGATATCGCTAGAGAGCAGTTAACAAAATTTGTTCAACAAGAGATCAATGAAATAAGGGAACAGATCTTGAATCATAATTTTTCAAAAGAATTCTTTAATGATGGTATGGAGGAAGCCATTTTTCAAGGTGTAGAGGGAAGGATTCAGCAGTGGACACGGGATCGTTTGAGACGTGTCATTAATGCGACGGGTACAGTGTTACATACGAATTTAGGGCGATCACGATTGAGCGAAAAGGCTGTTCAGCATGTGGCAGATGTGGCCCGGAATTATTCAAATCTCGAATATAAAGCAGCTGAAGGCAAACGCGGTTCCCGTCATGATATTATTGAAGACTTGCTCAAAGAGGTAACGGGTGCAGAAGCGGCGATGGTGGTTAATAATAATGCGGCGGCTGTTTTTCTCGTATTAAGTGCATTGGCGAAGAGGCAAGAAGTCATCGTTTCCCGCGGCCAGCTTGTAGAAATTGGCGGGTCGTTTCGTGTGTCATCGATTATGGAAGAGAGTGGTGCTCGTTTGGTAGAAGTAGGAACAACAAATAAAACCCACCTGTTCGACTATGAAAATGCCGTAAGTTGTGAAACCGCCATGATTATGAAAGTTCATACGAGCAATTTTATGACCGTTGGTTTTACAGAATCTGTCGATACGGGAGATCTGGTTAATTTAAAAAACGAACGGGACTTAGTCTTTTATGAGGACTTGGGGAGCGGATCCCTTTATGATTTTAAACAACATGGAATAGGTGATGAGCCCGTTGTGAAGGAAATGGTTGACTCAGGTGTTGATCTAATTTCCTTTAGTGGCGATAAGTTATTAGGTGGGCCCCAGGCTGGTATCATCGCCGGGAACAAGGATCTTATCCAAAAGCTGAAAAAACATCAGTTAGCACGAGTACTAAGGGTCGACAAAATGACGCTAGCCGCACTAGAGCAGACACTAAAATCATACGTGTTAGGCGATGCGCCAACCGAAGAACTCCCGACTCTACGTGATGTTACTCGGACACATGAAGATATTAAGAGACAAGCGGAAACCTTTTCGAATGAACTGCAAGCCAAAACATCCTCCTATCATGTGGACATTGCAGAAAGCACCTCCCAAGTAGGAGGGGGAACGATGCCTAGTGTACATCTTCCTACCTTTGTTGCTGCCGTACAGCACAATCGATATTCTGCCCATGAGCTGGCAGCAAAACTGCGGGCCCATATCCCCGTTATCGTGACACGGATTCAGGATGGACGGGTGTGTGTCGATTTTCGGACCATTGTAAACGAGGAAATGCCGGAGCTCTTGGAAGGATTTTTAGACGTAGGGGTAGAACAATAG
- a CDS encoding TDT family transporter translates to MAIGIFLFAAIDAFPFLQRRVGGILAVGLALISLNIYQGLTRQFFDRDFLIPFLKNPVNSFTMGTWIAGMSVICNVLEKYYPAVTLIVQIIAVVNTVLWLLFLVSCGYNFRQLLARPTNHAIHGVVLLSTVATQSVVIMWINFFPFFPNVLINVVIVLGLTFYLCGVILIAVRYGKEAEWTLADHWTNTNCIIHGALSISGLALVSANVGSSLFLMVFWLIVFGLLLSIEVVEVMRAVKRVRQLGWKKGLFTYNISQWSRNFTFGMFYAFSMTMHSNPHYQNVLYNFHAEFLSIWAWVVLIVLMAEIVLWVDSKWSLFDGKMREKAI, encoded by the coding sequence ATGGCAATTGGGATATTTTTATTTGCCGCGATTGATGCATTTCCTTTTTTGCAGCGGAGGGTGGGAGGGATTCTTGCGGTAGGACTAGCTCTTATCAGCTTGAACATTTACCAAGGGCTGACAAGGCAGTTTTTTGATCGTGATTTTTTGATCCCTTTTTTGAAGAATCCTGTGAACTCTTTCACCATGGGAACATGGATTGCTGGAATGTCTGTCATATGTAATGTCTTAGAAAAATATTATCCGGCAGTAACGTTGATCGTGCAGATCATCGCTGTTGTGAATACAGTTCTTTGGCTGCTTTTCTTAGTAAGTTGTGGGTATAACTTTAGACAGTTACTTGCACGTCCCACGAATCATGCTATTCATGGGGTCGTTTTATTATCAACAGTGGCCACGCAATCGGTGGTGATTATGTGGATTAACTTTTTTCCTTTTTTCCCGAATGTATTGATCAATGTGGTGATCGTGCTTGGATTAACTTTTTACCTTTGTGGGGTGATATTAATCGCCGTTCGTTATGGCAAGGAAGCGGAATGGACGTTGGCTGATCATTGGACGAATACCAATTGTATCATTCATGGCGCGTTATCGATTTCAGGATTGGCTCTTGTCTCAGCTAATGTAGGCAGCTCTCTATTTTTAATGGTCTTTTGGCTAATAGTGTTTGGGTTATTGCTTTCAATTGAAGTGGTGGAAGTAATGCGTGCTGTGAAGCGGGTAAGGCAATTAGGTTGGAAAAAAGGATTATTTACCTACAATATCAGCCAATGGTCGCGGAATTTTACGTTTGGGATGTTTTACGCGTTTTCGATGACGATGCATAGTAATCCTCATTATCAGAATGTGCTATATAACTTCCACGCGGAATTTTTATCGATTTGGGCGTGGGTCGTACTTATTGTTCTTATGGCTGAAATTGTGCTTTGGGTTGACTCAAAGTGGAGTCTTTTCGATGGGAAAATGAGGGAAAAGGCCATATGA
- a CDS encoding SelB domain-containing protein, which translates to MIQPQGAKYRFGKETIEMLHGKKESTPGDLIEGVLSKHTLLDLKQLIQHTSLDEHVVKEAITKGVEDRYLIEVSRQKYSLTKTFNKLKDEMTTQLEDYHQTFPMRLGMSKAELVQLFSEIYQKSFVEYSLNQFVEDGDVQKEEQFVSLAGFYPDLPKQWKQRMLEVIATLEKDGVSVKKWEEYVTDTPLSKVDANELAVYLVQTKQAYRFMEDRLIHQSAVDGALKTLREQTNDTFGIKEAKDTLAVSRKYLIPFLELLDQLKITTRIEDKRKWISQG; encoded by the coding sequence GTGATTCAGCCTCAAGGGGCTAAATATCGTTTTGGCAAAGAAACAATCGAAATGCTTCACGGTAAGAAAGAAAGTACCCCAGGAGATCTGATTGAGGGTGTATTAAGCAAGCATACACTGCTTGATCTCAAACAACTGATTCAACATACCTCCTTGGATGAGCATGTGGTAAAAGAGGCCATTACTAAAGGAGTAGAGGATAGGTATCTGATCGAGGTTAGTAGGCAAAAATATAGTTTAACGAAAACGTTTAATAAGCTTAAGGATGAAATGACTACACAGCTTGAGGATTATCACCAGACCTTTCCGATGAGATTAGGAATGAGTAAAGCAGAACTTGTTCAGTTGTTTAGTGAAATCTATCAAAAATCGTTTGTCGAATATAGCCTGAATCAGTTCGTTGAGGATGGTGATGTACAAAAAGAAGAGCAGTTCGTTTCCTTAGCAGGCTTTTACCCGGATTTACCTAAACAATGGAAACAAAGGATGCTAGAAGTCATTGCTACTCTTGAAAAGGATGGAGTGTCCGTAAAGAAATGGGAGGAGTATGTAACGGATACACCACTATCGAAAGTGGATGCGAACGAGTTAGCTGTTTACCTTGTACAGACAAAACAAGCCTATCGGTTCATGGAGGATAGACTTATCCATCAATCAGCTGTTGATGGTGCCTTAAAGACACTGAGAGAACAAACTAATGATACGTTTGGTATAAAAGAAGCAAAGGATACTTTAGCTGTATCAAGGAAATATTTAATTCCGTTCTTAGAATTGCTTGATCAATTAAAAATCACTACCCGTATAGAAGATAAACGGAAATGGATAAGCCAGGGGTAG
- a CDS encoding PTS sugar transporter subunit IIB, whose amino-acid sequence MKKVLVVCGNGLGSSMIVEMNVKAALKDMGKDAEVSHTDLTTAKTEQADLFLGSEDIVESLEDGNKNVVKLKNLMDKNELREALENNL is encoded by the coding sequence ATGAAAAAAGTATTAGTTGTATGCGGAAACGGACTAGGAAGCAGTATGATCGTTGAGATGAATGTAAAGGCCGCTCTAAAAGATATGGGAAAAGATGCCGAAGTATCTCATACAGATCTAACAACAGCCAAGACAGAACAAGCGGATTTGTTCTTAGGTTCAGAAGACATTGTGGAAAGTCTTGAAGACGGAAACAAAAATGTGGTCAAACTGAAAAACTTAATGGATAAGAACGAGCTCCGCGAGGCACTAGAGAACAATTTGTAA
- the selB gene encoding selenocysteine-specific translation elongation factor → MDDTYFTIGMAGHIDHGKTTLTKALSNVDTDRLKEEKERSISIELGYAPLQIAAGVNLSIVDVPGHERFIRQMIAGVAGIDLVVLVIAADEGVMPQTKEHLEILEFLGVEHCIVAISKIDRVDDELLELVTEDIKEGLAGTIFHEAPFVYVDGVSGKGIDNLKQTLLSELESVESRDAYGSFRLPVDQVFTVQGQGTIVRGTIYEGVVQKGSHLRLLPNDYKVRARQIQVHHKDQEQALAGQRTAVNLGGIAREDISRGDVLVASDHFLVTEKIDVSLRFVDELTTPVKQRMPVKIHVGTSEVMGRIVFFDRNEVNKTSEEVLCQIQLNEEVVVRRGDRFILRRPTPIETIGEAG, encoded by the coding sequence ATGGACGATACGTACTTTACGATTGGCATGGCGGGCCACATTGACCATGGAAAAACGACACTAACAAAAGCATTGAGTAATGTGGATACAGATCGATTGAAGGAAGAGAAAGAAAGAAGTATTTCGATTGAGTTGGGTTATGCCCCCCTACAGATAGCAGCTGGGGTTAACCTTTCGATCGTGGATGTCCCGGGACATGAGCGATTTATTCGCCAAATGATTGCAGGTGTTGCTGGGATTGATCTCGTCGTGCTTGTAATTGCTGCGGATGAAGGTGTTATGCCACAGACGAAAGAGCATTTGGAAATATTGGAGTTTCTTGGGGTTGAGCATTGTATCGTTGCCATTTCAAAAATTGATCGTGTCGATGATGAACTGTTAGAGCTTGTGACGGAAGATATTAAAGAGGGGCTTGCTGGGACCATTTTTCATGAGGCTCCATTCGTTTATGTTGATGGCGTATCAGGCAAGGGAATAGACAACCTGAAGCAGACATTGTTAAGCGAGTTAGAGTCGGTAGAAAGTCGCGATGCTTACGGCTCGTTCCGGTTGCCTGTCGATCAAGTTTTTACTGTCCAAGGACAAGGTACGATCGTCAGGGGGACCATCTATGAAGGGGTCGTTCAAAAGGGGAGTCATTTAAGGTTGCTTCCCAATGACTATAAGGTGAGGGCTCGTCAAATACAAGTCCATCATAAAGACCAAGAGCAGGCACTGGCGGGTCAAAGGACGGCGGTTAACCTCGGTGGGATCGCCAGAGAGGATATAAGCCGTGGCGATGTGCTTGTCGCTTCAGATCACTTCTTAGTAACGGAAAAAATAGATGTTTCACTTAGGTTTGTTGACGAGCTGACAACGCCTGTGAAACAACGGATGCCAGTGAAAATTCATGTGGGAACATCTGAAGTAATGGGGAGAATTGTTTTTTTTGACAGAAATGAAGTGAACAAGACAAGCGAAGAAGTACTGTGTCAAATTCAATTGAATGAAGAAGTTGTTGTTCGGCGTGGTGATCGATTCATTTTAAGGCGCCCAACTCCTATTGAAACCATCGGGGAGGCTGGGTGA